Proteins from one Cydia fagiglandana chromosome 13, ilCydFagi1.1, whole genome shotgun sequence genomic window:
- the LOC134669816 gene encoding uncharacterized protein LOC134669816 isoform X1 → MSDTEQKEAIAARGRAKGSITRLKNSFDREALINSPIELVLAKKTRLLEAFREYERLTSKVASLFSSPPATLATDDEEVEDNYILLLAQLESIINVIRLRDNPPQASPSVSVKSENLKLPRVVIKTFTVVKQHLAALQNLGEPVDKWDAIIICILSKKIDLPTYRAFQLERDKNVSPTVKEFLGYVEKRALAFENTDVQKGPSQSFVSRPEAAQAKLSAHQPQRQCLYCKCAHRLYNCPSFNLASIHKRMEFASTNNLCKICLSQHKRKCKFHFRCKVCKLQHNSLLHQDKPTPSVTLSATRNRAHNIVLPSARVKLITKSGRVIYCKALLDGCSQASFITQKIVDKLGLPMQNTSSKITGINNAKHAIDKCINLDVHSAVYPFKINVNCKVVEKITTKLPQIPINKSHITLPTNCKLADENFNKHGDVDLLLDAGVFFQILLTQTKNNGDQATKQPIVTAGTPSTSAPSLTTSSAAASSTSIACAATPQGPTLVQTSFGVIIGGRLQLPARKKSKQVISLLCTECNEYQSDLSSAFGETKKVTEIFLDKIPEQDYCEKPFRESTKLADNKYEVSQPNKFPLEQEVNSELGKTSHLALNGFLNLEKRLHVPQNQTLFTKYHDGHGQLILHNEDCIFSEYSPLPTELPELKADHTSALCLTTTVHNPDLFEIIIKFSTIAKMTRVLAYILRFCNNVKPTSQNLKDLTIVKHEKAQFLSDDLRMLQSDKQLKGNLNLLTPFLDGEGIIRVGGRLQNASLPYAAQHPAILPKQSPITNLLARNEHICLLDARQNVILCYS, encoded by the exons ATGTCAGACACCGAACAGAAAGAGGCAATAGCAGCCCGTGGTCGCGCCAAGGGGTCAATTACACGTTTAAAAAACAGCTTTGACCGAGAAGCGCTCATAAATTCGCCGATAGAGTTAGTGCTAGCAAAGAAAACTAGGCTTCTAGAGGCCTTTCGTGAATATGAGCGCCTCACTAGCAAGGTTGCCTCGCTTTTTTCCTCCCCACCAGCTACTCTCGCCACCGATGATGAGGAGGTTGAAGAcaactacattttattgttaGCTCAGCTAGaaagtataataaatgtcatccGCCTGAGAGACAACCCTCCTCAAGCGAGCCCTAGCGTAAGTGTCAAGTCGGAGAACCTCAAGCTGCCTCGAGTCGTCATAAAAACATTCACAG ttgtcaaacagcaTCTTGCTGCTCTGCAAAACCTGGGTGAGCCGGTAGATAAGTGGGATGCCATAATCATTTGCATCCTATCTAAGAAGATTGACCTGCCTACCTACAGAGCATTTCAACTGGAGCGAGATAAGAATGTGTCGCCCACGGTAAAAGAATTCCTAGGTTACGTGGAAAAACGTGCCCTAGCATTTGAAAACACTGACGTCCAGAAGGGGCCTTCGCAGAGCTTTGTCAGCCGTCCTGAGGCTGCACAAGCAAAGCTGTCAGCACATCAGCCTCAACGGCAATGTTTATACTGTAAGTGTGCacacagattatataattgCCCGAGTTTTAATTTAGCTTCCATTCATAAACGCATGGAGTTCGCTTCAACAAACAACTTGTGTAAGATTTGTTTGTCGCAACATAAGCGCAAATGCAAATTTCATTTTCGGTGTAAGGTGTGCAAGCTACAGCACAATAGCTTATTGCATCAAGACAAGCCTACTCCTTCTGTAACTTTGTCTGCAACAAGGAATAGGGCCCATAATATAGTTTTGCCTTCTGCTCGTGTCAAGCTGATTACTAAGTCAGGGCGAGTAATATATTGCAAGGCATTGTTAGATGGTTGCTCACAGGCATCGTTCATTACACAGAAGATTGTGGATAAATTGGGATTACCGATGCAAAATACTAGTTCTAAAATAACTGGTATCAATAATGCCAAGCATGCGATTGACAAATGTATAAACCTTGATGTGCATTCTGCTGTTTATCCATTCAAAATAAATGTCAATTGCAAGGttgttgaaaaaataacaaCGAAGTTGCCACAGATTCCTATTAACAAGTCGCACATTACATTGCCTACTAACTGCAAACTAGCCGATGAGAATTTTAATAAGCATGGTGATGTGGATTTGCTGCTAGATGCTGGTGTCTTCTTTCAGATTCTTCTGACGCAGACGAAGAATAATGGAGACCAAGCAACCAAACAGCCTATCGTGACTGCGGGCACTCCAAGTACTTCCGCACCGAGCCTTACAACCTCGAGTGCTGCAGCTTCGAGTACTTCAATAGCATGCGCCGCTACGCCACAAGGTCCGACACTAGTGCAGACATCATTTGGCGTGATCATCGGTGGTCGACTGCAGCTGCCTGCAAGAAAAAAGTCCAAGCAGGTAATATCTTTGCTTTGTACGGAATGCAATGAATATCAAAGCGACCTGTCAAGTGCTTTTGGGGAAACTAAAAAGGTGACTGAAATTTTCCTAGATAAAATACCAGAGCAAGACTATTGCGAAAAACCTTTTAGGGAATCTACAAAGCTAGCAGATAATAAATATGAGGTCTCACAGCCCAATAAGTTCCCTTTAGAGCAAGAAGTCAACTCTGAGTTAGGAAAAACTTCTCACCTGGCACTCAATGGATTTCTCAATCTAGAAAAGAGGTTGCATGTGCCACAGAATCAAACTCTTTTCACAAAATATCATGATGGGCATGGGCAATTAATCCTCCATAATGAAGATTGTATATTTTCAGAATATTCACCTCTGCCCACCGAGTTACCTGAACTGAAAGCTGATCATACCAGTGCTCTGTGCCTTACAACCACAGTGCACAACCCTGATCTctttgaaataataataaagttctCTACTATAGCAAAAATGACTCGTGTTCTTGCATATATCCTTAGGTTTTGCAATAATGTCAAACCAACTTCTCAGAACCTTAAGGACTTAACTATAGTCAAACATGAAAAAGCTCAATTCCTTTCAGATGATTTAAGGATGCTGCAATCTGACAAGCAACTTAAAGGTAATTTAAATCTGCTAACTCCCTTCCTTGATGGCGAAGGCATTATACGAGTTGGTGGTCGATTGCAAAACGCGTCGCTTCCTTATGCTGCACAGCATCCGGCAATATTGCCAAAACAGTCACCTATAACAAACTTGCTTGCAAGAAATGAGCATATATGTTTACTAGATGCAAgacaaaatgtaatcttatgTTATTCATGA
- the LOC134669816 gene encoding uncharacterized protein LOC134669816 isoform X2, which yields MSDTEQKEAIAARGRAKGSITRLKNSFDREALINSPIELVLAKKTRLLEAFREYERLTSKVASLFSSPPATLATDDEEVEDNYILLLAQLESIINVIRLRDNPPQASPSVSVKSENLKLPRVVIKTFTVVKQHLAALQNLGEPVDKWDAIIICILSKKIDLPTYRAFQLERDKNVSPTVKEFLGYVEKRALAFENTDVQKGPSQSFVSRPEAAQAKLSAHQPQRQCLYYSSDADEE from the exons ATGTCAGACACCGAACAGAAAGAGGCAATAGCAGCCCGTGGTCGCGCCAAGGGGTCAATTACACGTTTAAAAAACAGCTTTGACCGAGAAGCGCTCATAAATTCGCCGATAGAGTTAGTGCTAGCAAAGAAAACTAGGCTTCTAGAGGCCTTTCGTGAATATGAGCGCCTCACTAGCAAGGTTGCCTCGCTTTTTTCCTCCCCACCAGCTACTCTCGCCACCGATGATGAGGAGGTTGAAGAcaactacattttattgttaGCTCAGCTAGaaagtataataaatgtcatccGCCTGAGAGACAACCCTCCTCAAGCGAGCCCTAGCGTAAGTGTCAAGTCGGAGAACCTCAAGCTGCCTCGAGTCGTCATAAAAACATTCACAG ttgtcaaacagcaTCTTGCTGCTCTGCAAAACCTGGGTGAGCCGGTAGATAAGTGGGATGCCATAATCATTTGCATCCTATCTAAGAAGATTGACCTGCCTACCTACAGAGCATTTCAACTGGAGCGAGATAAGAATGTGTCGCCCACGGTAAAAGAATTCCTAGGTTACGTGGAAAAACGTGCCCTAGCATTTGAAAACACTGACGTCCAGAAGGGGCCTTCGCAGAGCTTTGTCAGCCGTCCTGAGGCTGCACAAGCAAAGCTGTCAGCACATCAGCCTCAACGGCAATGTTTATACT ATTCTTCTGACGCAGACGAAGAATAA
- the LOC134670332 gene encoding uncharacterized protein LOC134670332 isoform X1, translating to MVYSFEHVSCSSLSNNKSVIALENTLDQSKKHLKELVTEFHKVQLESDDYKTQLSTQKEKCESKVCAGSEALKKVIEHKDNTIQSAASTLIRFNETKDMRIIDEVFKILCGETVSLTPPKESADFKFKTPKKESPSFTEACNDESVSEIEGTPTGRTSPIIVSRKARNTLDYREKKKCPDNWPTPKNKTLKLTYPNFCTPPGKGKGKLRQTRFTTVKQTSVLDVSSSPEFAGLIGSKDTKSMQLNIKRESLDDEDTIEPSPTSITSNFSSIYRSAVKSSPLKLNKNSPHKITKGSPAKLSLVKKPHSNISKLQIKSEGSSNIENVENKLENSDIKVKMEESINLLRPPRFRTPERSPAKLKDPNETECNIDCTMSLLQHVQKLEKTDHKNICSPTKRPLAENINLTNLQTQCDTEASVSLLNHNHIIDNKKERKNLESPNNNPTYNGLERETKRNLAIESIVKKDLERLEPKRENGKVDIFFKEPTVRKKAEKRALPGWSCDECKNFYAELYKNNPVMLATKMDECSKHRGRQDPARPKTPPNFWNPRWDVPEDTEEFNRRNNAV from the exons ATGGTTTATTCTTTTGAACATGTAAGCTGTTCTTCGCTGTCCAATAATAAATCTGTAATAGCTCTCGAAAATACTTTGGATCAAagtaaaaaacatttaaaag AACTCGTTACAGAATTTCATAAAGTTCAATTAGAATCAGATGACTATAAAACCCAACTATCAACACAGAAAGAAAAATGTGAAAG taaagTCTGTGCTGGCTCTGAGGCCTTGAAAAAAGTTATAGAACATAAGGACAATACTATTCAATCTGCTG caTCAACACTAATAAGATTTAACGAAACAAAAGATATGAGAATCATAGACGAAGTATTCAAAATACTCTGCGGAGAAACAGTTTCACTCACTCCTCCCAAAGAGAGTGCAGATTTTAAATTTAAGACCCCCAAGAAAGAATCACCTTCCTTCACAGAAGCCTGTAATGATGAATCCGTGTCTGAGATAGAAGGGACTCCTACGGGTAGAACTAGCCCTATTATTGTATCTAGGAAGGCAAGAAATACTTTGGATTATAGGGAGAAAAAGAAATGTCCAGATAATTG GCCGACACCAAAGAACAAAACCTTGAAGCTGACATACCCCAACTTCTGCACTCCGCCTGGCAAGGGAAAAGGCAAGCTGCGGCAGACCAGGTTCACGACTGTGAAACAAACTTCTGTGCTCGATGTTTCCAGCTCACCAGAGTTTGCCGGCTTAATAGGCAGTAAAGATACTAAGAGCATGCAG TTAAACATTAAAAGAGAGTCGCTTGATGACGAGGACACGATAGAACCTTCACCCACTAGCATAACATCTAATTTTTCATCCAT ATACAGATCAGCAGTTAAAAGTAGccctttaaaattaaataaaaatagtccACACAAAATTACAAAGGGTAGCCCAGCAAAACTGAGCTTAGTCAAGAAACCTCACTCCAATATATCCAAACTGCAAATCAAGAGCGAAGGCTCGAGTAATATTGAAAATGTGGAAAATAAACTGGAGAATTCGGACATCAAAGTCAAAATGGAAGAGTCGATCAATCTGCTAAGGCCTCCACG ATTTCGCACACCAGAGAGATCACCAGCAAAGCTGAAGGACCCAAATGAAACGGAATGCAACATCGATTGCACAATGTCGCTATTGCAGCATGTCCAAAAACTAGAAAAGACGGATCACAAGAATATATGCAG cCCCACCAAACGCCCTCTAGCGGAAAACATCAACCTCACCAACCTTCAAACGCAATGCGACACGGAAGCAAGCGTGTCACTCCTCAACCACAACCATATCATAGACaataagaaagaaagaaaaaatctaGAAAGTCCGAACAATAACCCTACTTATAACGGGTTAGAAAGAGAAACAAAGAGAAATCTAGCTATAGAAAGTATTGTGAAGAAAGATTTAGAGAGATTAGAGCCGAAGAGAGAGAATGGGAAAGTAGATATATTTTTCAAGGAGCCTACCGTTAGGAAGAAAGCTGAAAAGAGAGCTTTGCCGGGGTGGTCTTGTGATGAATGTAAAAAC TTCTACGCCGAGCTATACAAGAACAACCCAGTAATGTTAGCCACGAAGATGGACGAGTGCTCCAAGCACCGCGGGCGCCAGGACCCCGCGAGGCCTAAAACCCCGCCCAACTTCTGGAACCCGCGGTGGGACGTGCCGGAAGACACCGAGGAGTTTAATAGGAGGAATAATGCTGTTTGA
- the LOC134670332 gene encoding uncharacterized protein LOC134670332 isoform X2 produces the protein MTIKPNYQHRKKNVKASTLIRFNETKDMRIIDEVFKILCGETVSLTPPKESADFKFKTPKKESPSFTEACNDESVSEIEGTPTGRTSPIIVSRKARNTLDYREKKKCPDNWPTPKNKTLKLTYPNFCTPPGKGKGKLRQTRFTTVKQTSVLDVSSSPEFAGLIGSKDTKSMQLNIKRESLDDEDTIEPSPTSITSNFSSIYRSAVKSSPLKLNKNSPHKITKGSPAKLSLVKKPHSNISKLQIKSEGSSNIENVENKLENSDIKVKMEESINLLRPPRFRTPERSPAKLKDPNETECNIDCTMSLLQHVQKLEKTDHKNICSPTKRPLAENINLTNLQTQCDTEASVSLLNHNHIIDNKKERKNLESPNNNPTYNGLERETKRNLAIESIVKKDLERLEPKRENGKVDIFFKEPTVRKKAEKRALPGWSCDECKNFYAELYKNNPVMLATKMDECSKHRGRQDPARPKTPPNFWNPRWDVPEDTEEFNRRNNAV, from the exons ATGACTATAAAACCCAACTATCAACACAGAAAGAAAAATGTGAAAG caTCAACACTAATAAGATTTAACGAAACAAAAGATATGAGAATCATAGACGAAGTATTCAAAATACTCTGCGGAGAAACAGTTTCACTCACTCCTCCCAAAGAGAGTGCAGATTTTAAATTTAAGACCCCCAAGAAAGAATCACCTTCCTTCACAGAAGCCTGTAATGATGAATCCGTGTCTGAGATAGAAGGGACTCCTACGGGTAGAACTAGCCCTATTATTGTATCTAGGAAGGCAAGAAATACTTTGGATTATAGGGAGAAAAAGAAATGTCCAGATAATTG GCCGACACCAAAGAACAAAACCTTGAAGCTGACATACCCCAACTTCTGCACTCCGCCTGGCAAGGGAAAAGGCAAGCTGCGGCAGACCAGGTTCACGACTGTGAAACAAACTTCTGTGCTCGATGTTTCCAGCTCACCAGAGTTTGCCGGCTTAATAGGCAGTAAAGATACTAAGAGCATGCAG TTAAACATTAAAAGAGAGTCGCTTGATGACGAGGACACGATAGAACCTTCACCCACTAGCATAACATCTAATTTTTCATCCAT ATACAGATCAGCAGTTAAAAGTAGccctttaaaattaaataaaaatagtccACACAAAATTACAAAGGGTAGCCCAGCAAAACTGAGCTTAGTCAAGAAACCTCACTCCAATATATCCAAACTGCAAATCAAGAGCGAAGGCTCGAGTAATATTGAAAATGTGGAAAATAAACTGGAGAATTCGGACATCAAAGTCAAAATGGAAGAGTCGATCAATCTGCTAAGGCCTCCACG ATTTCGCACACCAGAGAGATCACCAGCAAAGCTGAAGGACCCAAATGAAACGGAATGCAACATCGATTGCACAATGTCGCTATTGCAGCATGTCCAAAAACTAGAAAAGACGGATCACAAGAATATATGCAG cCCCACCAAACGCCCTCTAGCGGAAAACATCAACCTCACCAACCTTCAAACGCAATGCGACACGGAAGCAAGCGTGTCACTCCTCAACCACAACCATATCATAGACaataagaaagaaagaaaaaatctaGAAAGTCCGAACAATAACCCTACTTATAACGGGTTAGAAAGAGAAACAAAGAGAAATCTAGCTATAGAAAGTATTGTGAAGAAAGATTTAGAGAGATTAGAGCCGAAGAGAGAGAATGGGAAAGTAGATATATTTTTCAAGGAGCCTACCGTTAGGAAGAAAGCTGAAAAGAGAGCTTTGCCGGGGTGGTCTTGTGATGAATGTAAAAAC TTCTACGCCGAGCTATACAAGAACAACCCAGTAATGTTAGCCACGAAGATGGACGAGTGCTCCAAGCACCGCGGGCGCCAGGACCCCGCGAGGCCTAAAACCCCGCCCAACTTCTGGAACCCGCGGTGGGACGTGCCGGAAGACACCGAGGAGTTTAATAGGAGGAATAATGCTGTTTGA